A region of Mesorhizobium sp. M3A.F.Ca.ET.080.04.2.1 DNA encodes the following proteins:
- a CDS encoding dihydroxyacetone kinase subunit DhaK, whose product MKHFFNRKDSIVTEALDGFLATAGSGTLARLDGYPEVKVVLRPDWDKTKVSVVSGGGAGHEPSHAGFVGAGMLTAAVSGEIFASPSVEAVLQAIRATTGAAGCLLIVKNYTGDRLNFGLAAEKARVEGFSVEMVIVADDIALPDIAQPRGVAGTLFVHKIAGHLAETGHDLASVAAAARAAAKDIVSLGISLSSCSIPGQAHEDRFGAEDGELGLGIHGEPGVERIALQSAGKLVAIMAERLAARVDTASRYALLINNLGSVPPLEMSLIANAVLTSPLAQAVTLTIGPGHLMTALNMNGFSLSLIRLDAAREAALLAPVGPHAWLPARPVGPATIVPLAETSDPGVAPTASRDARAERIIAVICERLTSLEDRLNGLDARTGDGDTGSTVAAGARSVLGRLPTLPLADRASTLAAVGDTLSSAMGGSSGVLLSIFFTAAAQTLGFGATLPKALLAGLGRMSFYGGARVGDRTMIDALEPALKALDAGSLEEAAKQARRGAEATAAMHRAKAGRSAYIGGHLDGVVDPGAFAVAEVFAALAELHATA is encoded by the coding sequence ATGAAGCACTTTTTCAACCGCAAGGACTCGATCGTAACCGAAGCGCTCGACGGCTTTCTCGCCACCGCAGGCTCGGGCACTCTGGCGCGGCTCGACGGATATCCGGAGGTCAAGGTCGTGCTCCGCCCCGACTGGGACAAGACGAAGGTCAGCGTCGTTTCGGGCGGCGGTGCCGGGCACGAGCCCTCGCATGCGGGCTTTGTCGGCGCCGGCATGCTGACCGCCGCGGTCTCGGGCGAGATCTTCGCTTCGCCCAGCGTCGAGGCGGTGCTGCAGGCGATCCGGGCGACGACCGGCGCGGCAGGGTGTCTGCTGATCGTGAAGAACTACACTGGCGACCGCCTCAATTTCGGTCTCGCCGCCGAGAAGGCGCGCGTCGAGGGTTTCTCCGTCGAAATGGTGATCGTCGCCGACGACATCGCACTGCCCGACATCGCGCAACCGCGCGGTGTCGCCGGCACGCTGTTCGTGCATAAGATCGCCGGGCATCTTGCCGAAACCGGCCATGATCTGGCGTCGGTGGCGGCTGCGGCGCGCGCGGCCGCAAAGGACATCGTTTCGCTCGGCATCTCGCTTTCCTCCTGCTCGATCCCCGGTCAGGCCCACGAAGACCGCTTCGGTGCCGAGGACGGCGAGCTTGGCCTCGGCATCCATGGTGAGCCGGGCGTCGAACGCATCGCGCTGCAGAGCGCCGGCAAGCTGGTCGCCATCATGGCCGAGCGTCTCGCCGCGCGAGTCGACACTGCAAGCCGTTATGCCTTGCTGATCAACAATCTCGGATCGGTGCCGCCGCTCGAAATGTCGCTGATCGCCAATGCGGTGCTGACCTCGCCGCTGGCACAGGCAGTGACCTTGACGATCGGGCCCGGGCATCTGATGACAGCGCTCAACATGAACGGCTTCTCCCTGTCGCTGATCAGGCTGGATGCGGCTCGCGAGGCAGCGCTGCTTGCGCCGGTCGGCCCGCATGCCTGGCTGCCGGCAAGACCCGTTGGTCCGGCAACCATCGTGCCGTTGGCCGAAACTTCCGACCCGGGCGTCGCGCCGACAGCCAGCCGCGACGCACGCGCCGAGCGGATCATAGCCGTGATCTGCGAGCGGTTGACCTCGTTGGAAGATAGGTTGAACGGACTGGATGCCAGAACCGGCGACGGCGACACCGGGTCAACGGTCGCGGCCGGCGCGCGCAGCGTGCTTGGCCGTCTCCCGACGCTGCCGCTTGCCGATCGCGCCTCCACTCTTGCTGCTGTTGGCGACACTCTGAGTTCGGCAATGGGCGGGTCCAGCGGCGTGCTGCTGTCGATCTTTTTCACCGCTGCCGCACAGACTCTGGGTTTTGGCGCGACTCTGCCCAAGGCGTTGCTGGCCGGCCTCGGCCGGATGTCTTTCTATGGCGGAGCCAGGGTCGGCGACCGCACGATGATCGACGCCCTGGAGCCTGCCCTGAAGGCGCTCGACGCCGGCAGCTTGGAAGAGGCCGCAAAGCAAGCGCGGCGAGGAGCCGAGGCCACCGCCGCGATGCACAGAGCGAAAGCCGGCCGGTCCGCCTATATTGGCGGTCATCTCGATGGCGTAGTCGACCCTGGCGCTTTCGCCGTTGCCGAGGTCTTCGCCGCCCTGGCGGAGTTGCACGCGACGGCCTAA
- a CDS encoding ABC transporter ATP-binding protein: MADVHMQGVTKSFGDTVAIRDLDLQIKDGEFVVLLGPTGAGKTTTLRLVAGLDRPDSGAIRIGGRDATALSPAERDTAFVFQQYSLYPHLSVYDNLAFPLRSPARRFPEEAIRRRVQEVARLVRIDHKLENRSTKLSGGEMQRVAIGRALVRKPAIYLMDEPLSSLDAKLRADLRLELKRIQSELGATMLYVTHDQIEAMTMADRIGILSDGVLVQIGTPRAIYSEPANLHVAARLGQPAINLLPAGLLPDGGAPSGTTTVGARTEHLSIEKAANGHADGIVDWIEHLGDQNHLHVMIGAKKLVTLTDPDTPLAKGDRVTIRYRSPLYFGSDGQRLM, encoded by the coding sequence ATGGCTGACGTCCATATGCAGGGTGTGACCAAGAGTTTCGGTGACACTGTCGCCATCCGCGACCTCGATCTGCAGATCAAGGACGGCGAGTTCGTGGTGCTGCTCGGCCCCACGGGCGCCGGCAAGACGACGACGTTGCGGCTGGTCGCCGGGCTGGACAGGCCGGACAGCGGCGCGATCCGCATCGGCGGTCGCGATGCGACCGCGCTGTCGCCGGCCGAGCGGGACACGGCTTTCGTCTTCCAGCAATATTCGCTTTACCCGCATCTGTCGGTGTACGACAACCTCGCCTTCCCGCTGCGCTCGCCGGCGCGGCGCTTCCCTGAGGAAGCGATCCGTCGCCGCGTCCAGGAAGTCGCGCGGCTGGTGCGCATCGACCACAAGCTCGAAAATCGCTCGACAAAACTGTCCGGCGGCGAAATGCAGCGCGTCGCCATCGGCCGTGCGCTGGTGCGCAAGCCTGCTATCTACCTGATGGACGAGCCGCTGTCGTCGCTGGACGCCAAGCTGCGCGCTGACCTCAGGCTCGAGCTGAAGCGCATCCAGTCCGAGCTCGGCGCCACCATGCTCTATGTCACGCACGACCAGATCGAGGCGATGACCATGGCCGACCGCATCGGCATCCTCTCCGACGGCGTTCTGGTGCAGATCGGCACGCCGCGAGCGATCTATTCTGAACCGGCAAATCTTCACGTCGCGGCCCGCCTCGGTCAGCCTGCGATCAACCTGTTGCCGGCCGGGCTGCTTCCGGACGGCGGCGCGCCCTCCGGAACAACGACGGTGGGCGCCCGCACCGAGCATCTGTCGATCGAGAAGGCAGCGAACGGCCATGCTGACGGCATCGTCGACTGGATCGAGCATCTCGGCGATCAGAACCATCTGCATGTGATGATCGGAGCAAAGAAACTGGTGACGCTCACCGATCCCGACACGCCGCTGGCAAAGGGTGACAGGGTGACGATCCGCTATCGCTCGCCGCTTTATTTCGGGTCTGACGGGCAAAGACTGATGTAG
- a CDS encoding ABC transporter ATP-binding protein has product MAEIRVQNLRKAFGAFVAVQDSNFVVEDGEFFVMLGPSGCGKTTTLRMIAGLELPTGGKILLGGEDVTMRRARERDIAFVFQLFALYPHMNVRKNVGFPLLAQGIASAEIRRRVEETAKLLRIDHLLDKSVSGLAGGDRQRVALGRAIVRRPKCFLMDEPLGTLDTEFRDLMVHELRELHTRIRATTVYVTHDQMEAMSMADKIAVMNHGVIEQFGTPREIYDRPATMFVAEFIGSPPMNFLGFGGGLAKGAKEIVVQGAKVAVPEVREDVAPTDMALGVRPEHIRFDDASKLRGAIYGTEYLGTTQIVAVETAEGIIKARVPAEIRLSPGSPVGLALSSARLSLFDKGSGRAVKTAIHDKTAEARHG; this is encoded by the coding sequence ATGGCCGAGATCCGTGTTCAAAACCTGAGGAAAGCCTTCGGCGCCTTTGTCGCCGTGCAGGATTCCAACTTCGTCGTCGAGGACGGCGAGTTCTTCGTCATGCTCGGGCCTTCGGGCTGCGGCAAGACGACGACGCTTCGAATGATCGCCGGCCTCGAACTGCCGACCGGCGGCAAGATCCTGCTCGGCGGCGAGGACGTCACCATGCGCCGCGCCCGCGAGCGCGACATCGCCTTCGTGTTCCAGCTCTTCGCGCTCTATCCGCATATGAACGTGCGCAAGAACGTCGGCTTCCCCCTGCTGGCGCAAGGCATCGCCTCGGCAGAGATTCGTCGGCGGGTGGAGGAAACGGCGAAGCTGCTGCGCATCGATCATCTGCTCGACAAGTCGGTTTCCGGCCTTGCCGGCGGCGATCGCCAGCGCGTGGCGCTCGGCCGCGCCATCGTGCGGCGTCCAAAATGCTTCCTGATGGACGAGCCGCTCGGCACCTTGGACACCGAGTTCCGGGATCTGATGGTGCACGAGCTGCGCGAGTTGCACACCCGCATCCGCGCCACCACGGTCTATGTCACGCATGACCAGATGGAAGCGATGTCGATGGCCGACAAGATCGCCGTGATGAACCACGGCGTCATCGAGCAATTCGGCACGCCGCGCGAAATTTACGATCGTCCGGCGACCATGTTCGTCGCCGAGTTCATAGGCTCGCCGCCGATGAATTTCTTGGGCTTCGGCGGCGGGCTCGCCAAGGGCGCGAAGGAAATCGTCGTCCAGGGCGCCAAGGTGGCGGTACCGGAGGTGCGCGAAGACGTAGCACCTACCGACATGGCGCTCGGGGTCCGTCCCGAGCACATCCGGTTCGACGATGCTTCGAAGCTGCGCGGCGCGATCTACGGCACCGAGTATCTCGGCACCACGCAGATCGTCGCGGTGGAGACCGCGGAGGGCATTATCAAGGCGCGGGTGCCGGCCGAAATCCGGCTAAGCCCTGGCTCACCGGTCGGGCTGGCGCTGAGCAGCGCACGATTGTCGCTGTTCGACAAAGGCTCCGGCCGCGCGGTGAAGACCGCCATACATGACAAGACAGCGGAGGCACGCCATGGCTGA
- a CDS encoding carbohydrate ABC transporter permease has translation MSLTTAHSVVAPSSNAKRISGALVVAYALISIVPLLWIFATSFKTPPDSIAYPPKVVFQPSVEGYCNLFTTRTRQTPEYINSLGPATGLCDETVRKRNMVIAGPSNFLPRFVNSLIIAFGSTFCAVFLGTLSAYGFSRFKVPLADDLLFFILSTRFMPPIAVAIPIYLMYREIGLSDTALGMILLYTAVNVSLAVWLLKGFIDEIPREYEEAAMIDGYTRLQAFWRTVLPQATTGIAATAIFCLIFAWNEYAFAALLTSGTAQTAPPFIPTIIGEGGQDWPAVAAGTTIFLVPILVFTILLRKQLLRGITFGAVRK, from the coding sequence ATGAGTCTGACCACTGCCCATTCCGTCGTCGCGCCGTCGTCGAACGCAAAGCGAATCTCTGGCGCGCTCGTCGTCGCCTATGCGCTGATCTCGATCGTGCCGCTGCTGTGGATCTTCGCCACCAGCTTCAAGACGCCGCCGGATTCGATCGCCTACCCGCCGAAGGTCGTCTTCCAGCCGAGCGTCGAAGGCTACTGCAACCTGTTCACCACCCGCACCAGGCAGACGCCGGAATACATCAACTCGCTCGGACCGGCGACGGGGCTCTGCGACGAGACGGTGCGCAAGCGCAACATGGTGATCGCCGGCCCTTCCAACTTCCTGCCGCGCTTCGTCAACTCGCTGATCATCGCCTTCGGCTCGACCTTCTGCGCGGTGTTCCTCGGCACGCTGTCTGCCTATGGTTTCTCGCGTTTCAAGGTCCCGCTCGCCGACGACCTTTTATTCTTCATCCTGTCGACCCGCTTCATGCCGCCGATCGCGGTCGCCATTCCCATCTATCTGATGTACCGCGAGATCGGCCTCTCCGACACCGCGCTCGGCATGATCCTGCTCTACACCGCCGTCAACGTCTCGCTCGCGGTCTGGCTGCTCAAGGGTTTCATCGACGAGATACCGCGCGAGTACGAGGAGGCGGCGATGATCGACGGCTACACGCGGCTCCAGGCCTTCTGGCGCACCGTTCTGCCGCAGGCGACGACCGGCATTGCCGCAACCGCCATCTTCTGCCTGATCTTTGCTTGGAACGAATATGCGTTCGCGGCGCTGCTGACTTCCGGCACGGCGCAAACCGCGCCGCCCTTCATCCCGACCATCATCGGCGAAGGCGGCCAGGACTGGCCGGCCGTGGCCGCCGGCACGACGATCTTCCTGGTGCCGATCCTCGTCTTCACCATCCTGCTCCGCAAGCAGCTCTTGCGCGGCATCACCTTCGGAGCGGTGCGCAAATGA
- a CDS encoding sugar ABC transporter permease has protein sequence MTEAGLTMLNRTADSVARSTPEPLARKVRGISDKGLAWLFISPTILLLLAINIFPLFWAIYLSFTNYRANRPGEVVKNLGLANYRRILGDQDIWIAMQTTAHFVFWTILLQTVIGFTLAWLIDRKFRGHAFWTTIILVPMMLSPAVVGNFWRFLYEPQIGLFAYVVSFFTGIAPTNVQMLSNVELAPWAIVIVDTWMWTPYVMLICLAGLRSIPEYIYEAAEVDRASNWRQFWSITLPMALPFIMLAVLFRGIENFKMFDMVNLLTGGGPGSTTEVASITLKRQAFESWRTGYSSAFAIILFVAVFGLANIYVKALNKVKQR, from the coding sequence GTGACCGAAGCAGGACTCACCATGCTCAATCGGACTGCGGACAGCGTTGCCCGGTCGACACCGGAACCGCTGGCCCGCAAGGTCCGTGGCATCAGCGACAAGGGACTCGCCTGGCTGTTCATCTCGCCGACGATCCTGCTGCTGCTCGCCATCAACATCTTTCCGCTGTTCTGGGCGATCTATCTGTCCTTCACCAACTACCGCGCCAATCGCCCCGGTGAGGTGGTGAAGAATCTGGGACTCGCCAACTACCGGCGCATCCTCGGCGACCAGGACATCTGGATCGCCATGCAGACGACGGCGCACTTCGTCTTCTGGACCATCCTCTTGCAGACGGTGATCGGCTTCACGCTGGCCTGGCTCATCGACCGCAAGTTCCGCGGTCACGCCTTCTGGACGACGATCATCCTGGTGCCGATGATGCTGTCGCCGGCAGTGGTCGGCAATTTCTGGCGCTTCCTCTACGAGCCGCAGATCGGACTCTTCGCTTATGTGGTGTCGTTCTTCACCGGCATCGCGCCGACGAATGTGCAGATGCTCTCCAACGTCGAGTTGGCGCCCTGGGCGATCGTCATCGTCGACACCTGGATGTGGACGCCCTACGTGATGCTGATCTGCCTGGCCGGCCTGCGCTCGATCCCCGAATACATCTACGAGGCGGCAGAGGTCGACCGCGCCTCCAACTGGCGCCAGTTCTGGTCGATCACGCTGCCGATGGCGCTGCCCTTCATCATGCTGGCGGTGCTGTTCCGCGGCATCGAGAACTTCAAGATGTTCGACATGGTCAACCTGTTGACCGGCGGCGGCCCCGGCTCGACCACCGAGGTCGCCTCGATCACGCTGAAACGGCAGGCCTTCGAGAGCTGGCGCACCGGCTATTCCTCGGCCTTCGCCATCATCCTGTTCGTCGCGGTGTTCGGTCTCGCCAACATCTACGTCAAGGCGCTCAACAAGGTGAAGCAGAGATGA
- a CDS encoding ABC transporter substrate-binding protein — MKSTLKLALGLASAVTASTAVSSAAHAEDLTLCWAAWDPANALVELSKDFTKETGIGMKFEFVPWTNYADRFLNELNSHGKLCDLIIGDSQWIGGAAENGHYVKLNEFFDKEKISMDDFVPATVVGYSEWPKNTPNYWALPAMGDVVGWTYRKDWFSRPELQKEFKEKYGWDLAPPTTFDQLKQIAEFFQKRQIDGKTVYGASIYTERGSEGITMGAMDVLYSYGFQYENPKKAYEMEGFVNSEKSVKGLEFYKALYDCCTPPGASNSYMGEGVDAFKSGQVAMHMNFAFTWPGLQKDENVGGDKIGYFVNPKGPDGDQFAQLGGQGISVVSYSDKQEAALKYIKWFANKDVQAKWWSLGGYSCLNAVVKDTKFPSSQPYAQAFLDSMAVVKDFWAEPSYAPLLQASQKRFHDYVVAGQGSAKDALDGLVKDWTQVFQDDGKM; from the coding sequence ATGAAATCGACATTGAAACTGGCGTTGGGACTGGCCTCGGCCGTTACTGCGTCGACAGCCGTCTCGAGCGCCGCGCATGCGGAGGATCTCACACTGTGCTGGGCCGCCTGGGACCCCGCCAACGCCCTTGTGGAACTGTCCAAGGACTTCACAAAGGAAACCGGCATCGGCATGAAATTCGAGTTCGTCCCGTGGACGAACTATGCCGACCGTTTCCTCAACGAGCTGAACTCACACGGCAAGCTCTGCGACCTCATCATCGGCGACAGCCAATGGATCGGCGGCGCCGCAGAGAACGGCCATTACGTCAAGCTGAACGAATTCTTCGACAAGGAGAAGATCAGCATGGACGACTTCGTGCCGGCGACGGTCGTCGGCTATTCCGAATGGCCGAAGAACACGCCGAACTACTGGGCGCTGCCGGCCATGGGCGACGTCGTCGGCTGGACCTATCGCAAGGATTGGTTCTCACGGCCCGAGTTGCAGAAGGAATTCAAGGAAAAATACGGTTGGGACCTCGCGCCGCCGACCACCTTCGACCAGTTGAAGCAGATCGCCGAGTTCTTCCAGAAGCGGCAGATCGACGGCAAGACCGTCTATGGCGCGTCGATCTACACCGAGCGCGGCTCGGAAGGCATCACCATGGGTGCCATGGACGTGCTCTACAGCTATGGCTTCCAGTACGAGAATCCGAAGAAGGCCTACGAGATGGAAGGCTTCGTCAACTCCGAGAAATCGGTGAAGGGGCTGGAATTCTACAAGGCTCTCTATGACTGCTGCACGCCGCCCGGCGCCTCCAACAGCTATATGGGCGAAGGCGTCGATGCCTTCAAATCCGGACAGGTTGCGATGCACATGAACTTCGCATTCACCTGGCCCGGCCTGCAGAAGGACGAGAATGTCGGCGGCGACAAGATCGGCTACTTCGTCAACCCGAAGGGTCCTGACGGCGACCAGTTCGCCCAGCTCGGCGGCCAGGGCATTTCGGTGGTCTCCTACTCCGACAAGCAGGAAGCGGCGCTGAAATACATCAAGTGGTTCGCCAACAAGGATGTGCAGGCGAAATGGTGGTCGCTCGGCGGCTATTCTTGCCTGAACGCCGTCGTCAAGGACACGAAGTTTCCGTCCAGCCAGCCCTATGCACAGGCCTTTCTCGACTCGATGGCGGTCGTGAAGGACTTCTGGGCCGAACCCAGCTACGCGCCATTGCTGCAGGCCTCGCAGAAGCGCTTCCATGACTATGTCGTCGCCGGCCAGGGCTCAGCCAAGGACGCGCTCGACGGACTGGTCAAGGACTGGACGCAGGTTTTCCAGGACGACGGCAAGATGTAG
- a CDS encoding MBL fold metallo-hydrolase: MAKSRAPKFYRLMVGDFEVTALSDGTNMLPATKLLQGDPARIEDALKRDYLGDVVETSHNSFLVNTGAKLVLIDAGAGSLLGPTTGQLLSNLRASGYRPEQVDELYLTHLHTDHVGGLMAGGDRVFPNAIVRADKRDTDYWLSEANMRAAPAEAKRFFEAAAASITPYMRAGKLAVFEGDTDLVPGVRAQAAYGHTPGHTMYVVESKGEKVVLWGDVVHVAAVQFKDPSVTIGYDGNASEAANVHRLAFADAAKNGYIVGGAHISFPGLGRVRRDAENVYTYVPLSHD, translated from the coding sequence ATGGCGAAAAGCCGGGCGCCGAAGTTTTACCGCCTGATGGTCGGCGACTTCGAGGTGACGGCGCTGTCCGATGGCACCAATATGCTGCCCGCGACGAAGTTGCTGCAGGGCGACCCGGCAAGGATCGAAGACGCTTTGAAGCGCGACTATCTCGGCGATGTCGTCGAGACCTCGCACAATTCCTTCCTTGTGAACACCGGAGCCAAGCTGGTCCTGATCGACGCCGGCGCGGGGTCGCTGCTGGGGCCGACCACAGGTCAGCTGTTGAGCAATCTGCGTGCATCGGGGTATCGCCCGGAGCAGGTAGACGAGCTCTACCTCACGCATCTGCATACGGATCACGTCGGTGGTCTTATGGCCGGCGGCGATAGAGTGTTTCCCAATGCAATCGTGCGCGCCGACAAGCGAGACACCGACTACTGGCTTAGCGAGGCCAATATGCGCGCTGCTCCGGCTGAGGCGAAGCGGTTCTTTGAAGCCGCGGCCGCATCGATCACGCCTTACATGCGAGCCGGCAAGCTCGCCGTCTTCGAAGGCGACACCGACCTCGTCCCCGGCGTACGCGCGCAAGCGGCCTACGGGCACACGCCGGGGCACACCATGTACGTGGTCGAGAGCAAGGGCGAGAAGGTTGTGCTATGGGGCGACGTCGTGCATGTCGCCGCAGTGCAGTTCAAAGATCCTTCCGTAACCATCGGCTATGATGGGAACGCTTCGGAGGCGGCCAACGTGCACAGGCTGGCATTCGCCGATGCGGCAAAGAACGGCTATATTGTGGGTGGCGCGCACATATCGTTTCCCGGATTGGGCCGCGTGCGCCGCGACGCCGAGAATGTCTACACCTATGTGCCCTTGAGCCATGACTAG
- a CDS encoding LysR family transcriptional regulator encodes MRLDLNLIAVLEAIMLERNVTRAASSLAMSQPAVSNALRRARKLTKDQLFLKTATGVEPTSRMLAMWPELHRSLTAIRASFAPDDFDPASGSTSFRIAITDSLAMEAVSAIALKLEAASPRARVSFAVHTHEASLDAIDRGTLDCAVGMFASLPREVHVQSLRTDRYVCVMRSGHELAQGLTLDQFTAASHVLVTPSGLGLGLVDGWLSLTGRTRTIAVVVNHFADALRIVSGSDLLTCVPLGFYLGPWRTIAGESGLVVCDLPFETEKLLYKLIWHERLHTNPAHQWFRALVADVCGSPLDEQPSGDAASAGLA; translated from the coding sequence GTGCGCCTCGATCTGAACCTGATCGCAGTCCTCGAAGCCATCATGCTGGAACGAAATGTGACGCGCGCGGCCTCCAGCCTGGCGATGAGTCAGCCCGCGGTCAGCAACGCCTTGCGGCGCGCTCGCAAGCTGACGAAAGACCAGCTCTTTCTCAAGACGGCGACCGGGGTCGAACCCACTTCACGCATGCTCGCGATGTGGCCCGAACTTCACCGCTCGCTGACGGCCATCCGCGCCTCCTTCGCACCTGACGACTTTGATCCCGCATCGGGCTCGACCAGTTTCCGGATCGCGATTACCGACAGCCTTGCGATGGAAGCGGTCAGCGCGATCGCGCTGAAGTTAGAGGCTGCATCCCCACGCGCCCGCGTCTCTTTTGCCGTCCATACCCATGAGGCCTCGCTGGACGCAATCGATCGCGGCACGCTCGACTGTGCGGTCGGCATGTTTGCCTCGCTGCCGCGGGAAGTGCACGTGCAAAGTCTGCGGACCGACCGCTATGTCTGCGTCATGCGCAGCGGGCACGAACTGGCCCAAGGCCTGACCCTGGACCAGTTCACCGCCGCGTCGCATGTCTTGGTGACCCCATCCGGTCTGGGACTGGGGTTGGTGGATGGCTGGCTCAGCCTGACCGGGCGGACGCGGACGATCGCCGTCGTGGTCAATCACTTTGCCGACGCGCTGAGAATTGTCTCTGGCAGCGACCTTCTCACATGCGTGCCGCTTGGCTTCTACTTGGGACCATGGCGCACCATCGCAGGTGAAAGTGGGCTCGTCGTGTGCGACCTGCCGTTCGAGACGGAGAAACTGCTCTACAAGCTGATCTGGCACGAACGACTGCATACCAATCCCGCCCACCAATGGTTTCGGGCACTGGTGGCAGACGTGTGCGGATCACCTTTGGATGAGCAGCCGAGTGGAGACGCAGCTTCCGCCGGCTTGGCATAG
- a CDS encoding RraA family protein, which yields MNDPAYADVLPKLTGKISPERIRLMRAPRPPKELIDGFQRIGDATSVISDIMDELGITGAISASILKPTLPSTSIVGPALTVRNILQREHVYETARNQVNRMAEFEAHNLALPGDVIVIDGVAGISNMGGISAQTGSRQGEAGAIVSGGIRDLGHSRRVGYPIWATEITPVTGKWRIETVEINGDVEIAGIRVSPGDIVVADETGVCFIPIARAAEVLAKALKKSAFEEAKCEAIDAGVAVADLPSNA from the coding sequence ATGAATGATCCCGCCTACGCGGACGTGCTGCCGAAGCTCACCGGCAAGATCAGTCCTGAGCGCATCCGACTGATGCGAGCGCCGCGGCCGCCCAAAGAGTTGATCGACGGCTTCCAGCGGATCGGCGACGCCACGAGCGTTATTTCCGATATTATGGATGAGCTGGGCATCACTGGCGCCATCAGCGCATCAATTCTGAAGCCGACCTTGCCTTCGACGTCCATCGTCGGTCCGGCGCTAACGGTGCGCAACATCCTGCAGCGCGAGCATGTCTACGAGACGGCGAGAAATCAGGTCAATCGAATGGCGGAATTCGAGGCTCACAACCTGGCGCTGCCGGGCGACGTGATCGTCATAGACGGCGTCGCCGGCATTTCGAACATGGGCGGAATTTCGGCCCAGACGGGAAGCAGGCAAGGGGAAGCTGGAGCAATCGTCTCTGGAGGAATCCGCGACCTCGGGCATTCGCGGCGTGTCGGATATCCGATTTGGGCCACCGAGATCACGCCTGTCACCGGCAAATGGCGGATCGAGACCGTGGAGATCAATGGCGACGTCGAGATAGCCGGCATAAGGGTGAGCCCGGGCGACATCGTGGTCGCCGATGAAACCGGCGTCTGCTTCATCCCGATCGCCCGAGCCGCCGAGGTTCTCGCGAAAGCTTTGAAAAAGTCGGCGTTCGAAGAGGCGAAGTGCGAGGCGATCGATGCCGGCGTCGCAGTAGCGGACCTGCCCAGCAATGCGTAG
- a CDS encoding D-2-hydroxyacid dehydrogenase family protein has product MRSAAKLSSRKLRVAIINDYQDVVRTLDCFAKLEGHEISIWTDIVDDAEVLARRLYDADVLVLMRERTRVDEVLLSRLPNLKLISQNGHIPHIDLEACDRHGVIVSSAVTSRPSYSTVELTWGLIIAAMRNIPFESAALRQGHWQTTIGLGLRGRVLGIYGFGRLGAMVAQIGKAFGMEVLVWGRQGSLARAQSEGFETASDREALFRLSDVLSLHLRLNAETAGVIGPDDLALMKPTALLVNTSRAELIQPGALVTALKSGRPGKAAIDVFECEPLTDANDALLGLPNALCTPHLGYVERDNYEFAYGNAFDQIIAFTKGSPINVHSAHGPKTGSLT; this is encoded by the coding sequence ATGCGTAGCGCGGCAAAACTTTCATCGCGAAAACTGCGCGTCGCCATCATCAACGATTACCAGGACGTGGTCCGCACACTGGATTGCTTCGCCAAGCTGGAGGGCCATGAGATCAGCATCTGGACCGATATCGTCGATGACGCCGAGGTATTGGCCCGTCGGCTTTACGATGCCGATGTGCTGGTGCTGATGCGCGAGCGGACCCGGGTCGATGAAGTCCTGCTCAGTCGTCTGCCCAACCTGAAGCTCATCAGCCAGAACGGCCACATTCCCCACATCGATCTGGAGGCCTGCGACAGACATGGCGTCATCGTTTCGTCCGCCGTCACATCGCGTCCGTCCTATTCCACGGTTGAGCTGACCTGGGGATTGATCATTGCAGCGATGCGCAACATCCCATTCGAGTCCGCGGCACTGCGCCAAGGCCATTGGCAGACGACCATCGGGTTGGGCCTGAGGGGCCGTGTTCTCGGCATCTACGGTTTCGGCCGATTGGGCGCGATGGTCGCTCAGATCGGCAAGGCCTTCGGCATGGAGGTGCTGGTTTGGGGCCGCCAAGGCTCGCTAGCTCGCGCGCAGTCCGAGGGCTTTGAGACCGCTTCGGACAGGGAGGCGCTGTTCAGGCTGTCGGACGTTCTCAGTTTGCATCTGCGGCTGAATGCCGAGACCGCCGGTGTGATCGGACCTGATGATCTGGCCCTGATGAAGCCGACCGCCTTGCTGGTCAACACCAGCCGCGCCGAATTGATTCAGCCGGGAGCGCTGGTGACGGCGCTAAAGAGTGGCCGCCCCGGAAAGGCTGCCATCGACGTATTCGAATGCGAGCCTCTCACAGATGCGAACGATGCCCTGCTCGGGCTTCCCAACGCGCTGTGCACACCGCATCTCGGCTATGTTGAACGGGACAACTACGAGTTCGCTTACGGCAACGCGTTCGACCAGATCATCGCATTCACCAAGGGCAGCCCGATCAACGTCCATAGCGCCCATGGCCCTAAGACAGGATCACTGACATGA